One segment of Tamlana crocina DNA contains the following:
- the rpoN gene encoding RNA polymerase factor sigma-54, producing the protein MLKQQLQFKLSQKLSPQQIQLMKLIQLPTQAFEQRLKQELEENPALEGGKDDAKDDLDSDFDNSADEYNDNETIEADEINVDEYLSDDEVPDYRTQTNNYSSDDDDKTMPYAAGTSFTQHLLNQLNTYRLSDEERDIAEFLVGSVDESGYIRRSLSDIMDDLAFTQNVYTTEENIEKVLKKVHQLDPAGVGARDLQECLSIQLHRKEKNADTDLAIDIIDNAFDQFTKKHYKKLLQKFDITEEQLKGAISEIEHLNPKPGGSYSGNNRIVEHVVPDFAIKIVDGELELTLNGRNAPELHVSREYNNMLKGYKDAKDKSKSQKDAVLFIKQKLDAAKWFIEAIKQRQQTLFVTMSAIMHYQKDYFLTGDERNLKPMILKDIADEINMDVSTVSRVANSKYVDTPYGTILIKDLFSESMKNDQGEDVSTREIKKILETVIDEENKRKPLTDENLASILKEKGYPIARRTVAKYREQLDIPVARLRKKI; encoded by the coding sequence ATGCTTAAACAACAACTACAATTCAAATTATCACAAAAGCTATCGCCGCAGCAAATTCAATTAATGAAATTGATACAGTTGCCTACGCAAGCTTTTGAGCAGCGCCTAAAGCAAGAGTTGGAAGAAAACCCTGCTTTAGAAGGTGGAAAGGATGATGCCAAAGACGATTTGGATTCTGATTTTGATAATTCGGCAGACGAATACAATGACAACGAAACCATTGAAGCTGATGAAATAAATGTTGATGAATATTTAAGCGACGATGAAGTTCCAGACTATCGTACCCAAACCAATAATTACAGCAGTGATGACGACGACAAAACCATGCCCTACGCGGCAGGCACCTCGTTTACACAGCACTTATTAAATCAGTTAAACACGTACAGGTTAAGCGACGAAGAACGCGATATTGCTGAATTTTTGGTAGGCAGCGTAGATGAAAGCGGCTATATACGAAGAAGCCTTAGCGATATTATGGACGATTTGGCTTTTACTCAAAACGTCTACACCACCGAGGAAAACATTGAAAAGGTCCTTAAAAAAGTACACCAATTAGACCCTGCTGGGGTTGGGGCAAGAGATTTACAAGAATGTTTAAGCATACAATTACATCGTAAAGAAAAAAATGCCGATACCGATTTGGCCATTGATATTATTGATAATGCCTTTGACCAATTTACCAAAAAGCACTACAAAAAACTGCTTCAAAAATTCGATATTACCGAAGAACAATTAAAAGGTGCCATTTCTGAAATTGAGCATTTAAACCCCAAACCAGGTGGTTCGTATTCTGGGAACAACCGTATTGTGGAGCACGTGGTGCCCGATTTTGCCATTAAAATAGTAGATGGCGAACTGGAACTTACCCTTAACGGAAGAAATGCTCCCGAATTGCATGTATCTCGAGAATACAACAACATGTTAAAAGGGTACAAGGATGCTAAAGACAAATCGAAATCGCAGAAAGATGCCGTACTCTTTATCAAACAAAAATTAGACGCTGCCAAATGGTTTATTGAAGCTATTAAGCAACGCCAACAAACCTTGTTTGTAACCATGAGTGCCATTATGCATTATCAAAAGGATTATTTTTTAACAGGCGACGAGCGCAATTTAAAACCTATGATCCTGAAGGATATCGCAGACGAAATTAACATGGACGTCTCTACAGTTTCACGAGTGGCAAACAGCAAATATGTTGATACGCCCTACGGCACTATTTTGATAAAGGATTTGTTTTCAGAATCGATGAAAAACGATCAAGGTGAAGACGTTTCTACCCGCGAAATCAAAAAAATATTAGAAACCGTAATCGACGAAGAAAACAAGAGAAAACCCTTAACAGACGAAAATTTAGCATCTATATTGAAAGAAAAAGGCTACCCTATTGCCCGGCGTACCGTAGCAAAATACCGCGAGCAATTGGATATTCCGGTAGCACGACTCCGTAAAAAAATATAA
- a CDS encoding porin family protein translates to MKRFVVVILFFVFGTMYSQDHSVKEIDSLYKEDHFYVGVTYNVLVNKPSGIKQSGFSLGFHLGFIKDMPINKSRTWAIGIGLGYSANSFNENLLVSKSNSGEFNYNVIEDKGTYNKNKFASHLVELPIEFRWRTSTPADYNFWRIYTGFKLGYSFVNTNKHKGDLGDFKYNDNPDFNNLQYGLTLSAGYNTWNLHLYYALNPIFNNNAQINGNTIDMSAIKIGLMFYIL, encoded by the coding sequence ATGAAACGATTTGTTGTAGTCATACTTTTTTTTGTTTTTGGCACCATGTATAGCCAAGATCATTCGGTTAAAGAAATCGATTCTCTTTACAAAGAAGATCATTTTTATGTAGGGGTAACCTACAATGTACTTGTGAATAAACCTTCTGGCATAAAACAAAGCGGTTTTTCATTGGGGTTTCATTTGGGTTTCATTAAAGACATGCCCATTAATAAAAGCCGTACTTGGGCCATTGGTATTGGCTTGGGCTATTCGGCCAATTCGTTTAACGAAAATTTGTTGGTCAGTAAATCAAATTCAGGCGAATTCAATTATAACGTTATTGAGGATAAAGGAACCTATAACAAAAACAAGTTTGCATCACATTTGGTGGAATTGCCCATTGAATTCCGTTGGAGAACATCTACGCCAGCCGATTATAACTTTTGGCGCATTTACACCGGTTTTAAGTTAGGGTATTCTTTTGTGAATACCAATAAGCATAAAGGCGATTTGGGAGATTTTAAGTACAACGACAATCCGGATTTTAATAATCTTCAGTATGGTTTAACATTAAGTGCTGGTTACAACACATGGAATCTTCATCTGTATTATGCTTTAAACCCCATTTTTAACAATAATGCCCAGATTAATGGGAACACTATCGATATGAGTGCCATCAAAATCGGTTTGATGTTTTATATTTTGTGA
- a CDS encoding biopolymer transporter ExbD — MSKFKKKKGGDIPAVNTAALPDIVFMLLFFFMVATVMRQNTLKIENNLPYADQVEKLDKKDLVMYIYAGKPSANYKQFGTEARIQLNDDFANVSDIASFIAEERASKREELVPFLTTALKVDSDANMGLIGDIKYELRKVNALKINYTTKKGSVLENQ, encoded by the coding sequence ATGTCTAAATTTAAGAAGAAAAAGGGAGGCGATATACCAGCTGTAAACACAGCGGCTTTACCAGATATCGTATTTATGTTATTATTCTTTTTTATGGTGGCCACAGTAATGAGGCAAAACACCCTTAAAATTGAAAATAACCTTCCCTATGCCGATCAGGTTGAAAAACTTGATAAGAAAGATTTGGTAATGTACATTTATGCGGGTAAGCCAAGTGCCAACTATAAGCAGTTTGGTACCGAGGCTAGAATCCAGTTAAACGACGATTTTGCCAATGTAAGTGATATTGCCTCGTTTATCGCTGAAGAGCGCGCTTCTAAACGAGAGGAATTGGTTCCATTTTTAACCACTGCATTAAAAGTTGACAGTGATGCCAATATGGGATTGATTGGTGATATTAAATATGAACTACGTAAAGTTAATGCACTAAAAATTAATTACACTACAAAAAAAGGAAGTGTACTTGAAAACCAATAA
- a CDS encoding biopolymer transporter ExbD yields the protein MAKRAAPEVNAGSMADIAFLLLIFFLVTTTIETDSGLNRKLPPIEETEPPIIKQKNIFTVLLNGKDQLLVEDEIMELKDLREAAKEFLDNGGDGSCSFCKGKKNPDSSDNPDKAIISLKNERETTYKTYIAVQNELVAAYNELRNRRAEELYGQTFAEMEANYNDVNWPGNKTKLKDQIEQIKLDYPQKLSEVQ from the coding sequence ATGGCGAAAAGAGCAGCACCAGAAGTAAATGCAGGCTCCATGGCCGATATTGCTTTCTTGTTATTGATATTCTTTTTGGTAACTACAACTATTGAAACCGATTCTGGTTTAAATAGAAAGTTGCCTCCTATTGAAGAAACCGAACCTCCTATCATCAAGCAAAAAAACATCTTTACGGTTCTTTTGAATGGTAAAGACCAGTTGTTGGTTGAAGATGAGATTATGGAGTTGAAGGATTTAAGGGAAGCTGCCAAAGAATTTTTAGATAACGGAGGCGATGGATCATGTAGTTTTTGCAAGGGTAAAAAGAACCCTGATTCTTCTGATAATCCAGACAAAGCTATCATATCGTTAAAGAACGAGCGTGAAACGACTTATAAAACGTATATCGCCGTACAAAACGAACTTGTAGCAGCATACAACGAACTTAGAAACAGAAGGGCAGAAGAGCTTTACGGGCAAACATTTGCTGAAATGGAAGCAAATTATAACGACGTAAACTGGCCTGGGAACAAAACAAAGCTGAAAGATCAAATCGAGCAGATAAAGCTTGATTATCCGCAAAAGCTTTCTGAAGTACAATAG
- a CDS encoding MotA/TolQ/ExbB proton channel family protein, whose translation MKRLFSILAITGMMAFGTANATTIANTNSAVTTTVTVAQEEDSAAAEESLGFHQELKKRFIEGGPGFMGIVLLCLILGLAIAIERIIFLNLSTTNTKKLTQEVEDALASGGVEAAKEVCRNTKGPIASIFYQGLDRTDEGLEAAEKAVVAYGGVQMGQLEKNVSWISLFIALAPMLGFMGTVIGMIQAFDKIEAAGDMQPSLVAGGIKVALLTTVFGLVVAIILQIFYNYIIAKIDSIVNDMEDASITLMDLLIRNKK comes from the coding sequence ATGAAAAGATTATTTTCAATCCTTGCCATAACAGGAATGATGGCATTTGGAACGGCTAATGCAACAACCATTGCAAACACGAATAGCGCTGTTACAACTACAGTAACTGTGGCTCAAGAAGAGGATTCAGCAGCAGCTGAAGAATCGTTAGGTTTTCACCAAGAATTAAAGAAACGTTTTATTGAAGGAGGCCCTGGTTTTATGGGGATCGTATTGTTATGTTTAATTTTAGGATTAGCCATTGCCATAGAAAGAATTATCTTTTTAAACCTTTCAACTACAAACACAAAAAAGTTAACTCAAGAAGTAGAAGATGCGTTAGCTTCAGGTGGTGTTGAGGCTGCAAAAGAAGTTTGTAGAAATACAAAAGGTCCTATTGCGTCTATTTTCTACCAAGGTTTGGATAGAACAGATGAAGGATTGGAAGCTGCCGAAAAAGCGGTTGTAGCCTACGGTGGTGTTCAAATGGGACAATTAGAGAAAAACGTATCTTGGATTTCATTATTTATAGCCTTGGCACCAATGCTTGGTTTCATGGGTACGGTAATAGGTATGATTCAAGCATTCGATAAAATTGAAGCTGCCGGAGACATGCAGCCATCACTTGTTGCAGGTGGTATTAAAGTAGCACTTTTAACAACAGTATTTGGTCTTGTGGTAGCAATTATCCTTCAAATTTTTTACAATTACATTATTGCTAAAATTGATAGTATTGTTAACGATATGGAAGATGCTTCTATCACGTTAATGGATCTATTGATTAGAAATAAAAAGTAA
- a CDS encoding asparaginase, with amino-acid sequence MKNKKPNILLIYTGGTIGMVKDAKTGALKAFNFKNLLTRIPEIQLLDCDIDTVSFDSPIDSSNMNPEYWMQMAEIIESNYKAFDGFVVLHGSDTMSYSASVLSFMLENLAKPVIFTGSQLPIGDLRTDAKENLITSIQLASLQENSQPVVKEVCLYFEYKLYRGNRTTKLNAEHFQAFASMNYPELAESGVHLKINKEYLFQPKTDKALKINKTFDNNIALIKLYPGISETVVKTIFGTPNLKGVIIETYGAGNATTQKWFVDILKEQISKGIYIINVTQCPGGSVMMGHYETSNELKEIGVVSGKDITTEAAIAKLMYLLGANAENGNTFKTTYETSLRGEIS; translated from the coding sequence ATGAAGAACAAAAAACCGAACATACTCCTTATATATACAGGCGGCACTATTGGTATGGTGAAAGATGCCAAAACAGGTGCGCTTAAAGCATTCAATTTTAAAAATCTGTTAACACGTATTCCAGAAATCCAGCTATTGGATTGCGATATCGATACCGTGTCTTTTGACAGTCCGATTGATTCGAGCAATATGAACCCCGAATATTGGATGCAAATGGCCGAAATCATTGAAAGCAATTACAAGGCGTTTGATGGCTTTGTGGTGCTCCACGGCAGTGATACCATGAGCTATTCGGCTTCGGTATTAAGTTTTATGCTAGAAAACTTGGCAAAACCTGTGATTTTTACGGGGTCGCAATTGCCCATTGGCGATTTACGTACCGATGCCAAGGAGAATTTAATCACGTCGATTCAATTAGCATCGCTACAGGAAAACAGTCAACCGGTTGTAAAGGAAGTTTGTTTGTATTTTGAATATAAACTGTATCGTGGCAACCGCACCACGAAGTTAAATGCTGAACATTTTCAAGCCTTTGCTTCCATGAATTATCCCGAATTGGCAGAGTCGGGTGTGCATCTTAAAATTAATAAGGAGTATTTGTTTCAGCCGAAAACGGACAAAGCATTAAAAATTAATAAAACTTTTGATAATAATATTGCCCTAATAAAGTTGTATCCCGGAATTTCGGAAACAGTGGTTAAAACTATTTTTGGTACGCCAAATTTAAAAGGTGTCATCATTGAAACCTATGGTGCAGGTAATGCTACAACCCAAAAGTGGTTTGTCGATATTTTAAAAGAACAAATTTCAAAAGGCATATATATTATTAATGTCACCCAATGCCCAGGTGGAAGTGTTATGATGGGGCACTACGAAACTAGCAATGAGTTAAAGGAAATTGGCGTTGTTTCGGGCAAAGATATTACCACCGAAGCTGCTATAGCTAAATTAATGTATTTATTGGGGGCGAATGCAGAAAATGGTAACACGTTCAAAACCACGTATGAAACTTCGTTGCGTGGAGAAATCTCGTAA
- a CDS encoding TatD family hydrolase, with protein MIITDTHTHLYSEAFDDDRSEMINRAIEQGVSRFFIPAIDSEYTEAMLQLEKDFPENIFLMTGLHPTHVKPESWEEELKHVEELLAQRKFYAIGETGVDLYWDKSTLDIQKKAFKRQIQLAKQYRLPIVIHCREAFDTIFEVLEEEKSDDLFGVFHCFTGTFEQAYQALSYNMKLGIGGVATFKNGKIDKFLNEIDLKNIVLETDAPYLAPTPFRGKRNESVYIIKVLEKLATIYNRSVEEIAEITTTNSKDVFGI; from the coding sequence ATGATAATTACAGATACCCACACCCATTTATATAGCGAAGCTTTTGATGACGACCGAAGCGAAATGATTAACCGTGCCATTGAGCAAGGCGTGTCGCGGTTTTTTATTCCTGCCATCGATTCTGAATATACCGAGGCCATGCTTCAGTTGGAAAAAGACTTTCCTGAGAACATTTTTTTAATGACCGGTTTGCATCCCACGCACGTAAAACCCGAAAGTTGGGAGGAGGAATTGAAACACGTTGAAGAGCTTTTGGCACAACGAAAATTTTACGCTATTGGTGAAACGGGCGTTGACTTATATTGGGACAAATCGACTTTAGATATTCAGAAAAAAGCATTTAAACGTCAAATTCAATTGGCAAAGCAATATCGATTACCCATCGTGATTCATTGTCGTGAGGCTTTCGATACCATTTTTGAAGTTTTGGAAGAGGAGAAAAGCGATGATTTATTCGGGGTCTTTCACTGCTTCACCGGAACTTTTGAGCAGGCATACCAGGCACTGTCCTATAATATGAAGTTGGGCATTGGCGGCGTGGCGACTTTCAAAAACGGGAAAATTGATAAATTTCTCAACGAAATCGATTTAAAAAATATTGTTTTGGAGACCGATGCGCCCTATTTGGCACCAACCCCTTTCCGCGGCAAGCGAAACGAAAGTGTATATATAATAAAGGTATTGGAAAAATTGGCGACCATATATAATAGGTCTGTCGAAGAAATTGCCGAAATTACTACCACGAATTCAAAAGACGTTTTTGGCATATAA
- a CDS encoding sigma-70 family RNA polymerase sigma factor encodes MGEKKIHEDQKYINGLLENNSFIIQAIYDKFVPKVVNYIKQNSGDADKAQDVVQDTLMTIYNQASQKKLQLTCPFDAYFFLLCKRKWLNELKKSSNKEVTINEEVLSKDDDAQELAFETSVFGEKQKLFAEMFAQLGDACKDLLKAAFKIKSMEEVAKSLGVTYAYARKKKSLCIGKLTKLVQGSPKFNQLKN; translated from the coding sequence ATGGGCGAAAAAAAAATTCACGAAGACCAGAAATACATCAACGGATTGCTGGAAAACAACTCCTTTATCATACAGGCCATTTACGACAAGTTTGTGCCCAAAGTGGTGAATTACATTAAACAGAATAGTGGTGATGCCGATAAAGCTCAAGATGTGGTGCAGGATACATTAATGACTATCTATAATCAAGCCAGCCAGAAAAAATTACAATTAACCTGTCCGTTTGATGCCTACTTTTTTTTGTTGTGCAAACGCAAGTGGTTAAACGAACTCAAAAAATCTTCCAATAAAGAGGTAACAATTAATGAGGAAGTGTTATCTAAAGATGACGACGCCCAAGAACTGGCTTTTGAAACTTCGGTATTTGGTGAAAAACAAAAACTGTTTGCCGAAATGTTTGCCCAATTAGGCGATGCCTGCAAAGATTTACTAAAAGCTGCTTTTAAAATAAAATCTATGGAAGAGGTAGCCAAGAGTTTAGGTGTAACCTACGCCTATGCTCGAAAGAAAAAATCGTTGTGCATTGGCAAGCTTACCAAATTGGTTCAAGGGTCGCCAAAGTTTAACCAACTTAAAAATTAA
- a CDS encoding PKD domain-containing protein: MKTYLFTIFCLASFICSSAQEILNDTLARTATIKTEINENLVMFNPETPELQQIAGAPKAFYTHYWEFGDGHFSTEENPKHIYKEKGEYEVKLWATNNYDTGKPPTSRPKKVNVNSVSADYEETASMDEDFILKRNREPVPDQDMVLIVRYKNPKGYETNGKIYLFYNEQKFKADNFEILDTRTYHGEKSVSTEGFAFTHKTDDDNTLLASTNKFRIEKQQILQDSTEKTNLPLTISEAKSLYRNWQVLEFDGMQPEEERNMFFTLKTTPEMVKDTSAIISVRGVYVPDANYDDHKVKDMEMEIVTSHDPNKMSSNGTLMNYRLVRFKTLKYKIKFQNNGEGPARTIRLETDIPDMLDKSTIEVTDMYPKCDICPKRDVLYSCLDTAYTDTQAIFTFKNIYLPGSEQKNVKEYDSTKGFVKYKIQFAKDFHKKKTKSRTAIIFDKNEPIITNYSTTRFMPGISIGAKVGYNSFSDLRNSKSYFFGATISPYKSYRWYWQVELMNNFHKYDADTQAEEGIVQDASGFRFRQRTTTNTSYENIDWDVPVLLRCNLNNYIGLGAGLQNTISVSEKQQQDILIERYEGVQPDAPVFETEEESNEVSNSFTNIRTGLLFEVTAGFARIGPSLGARYIMNFENDFNYWQFYAIWKF, from the coding sequence ATGAAAACTTACTTATTTACCATATTTTGTTTAGCAAGTTTTATATGTTCTTCGGCCCAAGAAATCCTGAACGATACTTTGGCCAGAACAGCCACCATAAAAACGGAAATCAATGAGAATTTGGTGATGTTTAATCCAGAAACGCCCGAATTACAACAAATTGCCGGAGCGCCAAAAGCCTTTTACACCCATTATTGGGAGTTTGGCGACGGCCACTTCAGCACCGAAGAAAACCCCAAACATATTTATAAGGAAAAAGGCGAATACGAAGTAAAACTTTGGGCCACCAACAATTACGATACCGGAAAACCACCCACATCCCGTCCTAAAAAAGTAAACGTAAATTCGGTTTCTGCAGATTACGAAGAAACAGCTTCAATGGATGAAGATTTCATTTTAAAACGCAACCGCGAACCTGTTCCGGATCAAGACATGGTGCTAATCGTACGGTACAAAAACCCAAAGGGCTACGAAACCAACGGTAAAATTTATTTGTTTTACAACGAACAGAAATTTAAAGCCGATAATTTCGAAATTTTGGATACCAGAACTTATCACGGCGAAAAATCGGTTTCAACTGAGGGTTTTGCTTTCACTCATAAAACTGATGACGACAACACACTTTTGGCGTCAACAAATAAATTTAGGATTGAAAAACAGCAAATTCTACAAGATTCCACCGAAAAAACCAATTTGCCACTTACCATTTCCGAAGCAAAATCGCTATACCGCAACTGGCAAGTTTTAGAGTTTGATGGTATGCAACCCGAAGAAGAACGCAATATGTTTTTCACTTTAAAAACCACACCCGAAATGGTAAAAGATACCAGTGCCATTATTTCGGTACGCGGCGTTTACGTGCCCGATGCCAATTACGACGACCACAAGGTAAAAGACATGGAAATGGAAATCGTGACCTCGCACGACCCCAACAAAATGTCATCTAACGGCACTTTGATGAATTACCGATTGGTCCGTTTTAAAACCTTAAAATACAAGATCAAATTTCAAAATAACGGTGAAGGTCCCGCACGCACCATTCGGCTGGAAACCGATATTCCGGATATGTTGGACAAATCGACCATCGAAGTCACCGATATGTACCCCAAATGCGACATCTGCCCCAAACGCGACGTGCTTTACAGTTGTTTGGACACCGCGTATACCGACACCCAAGCCATTTTCACTTTTAAAAATATTTACCTGCCGGGCAGCGAACAAAAAAACGTAAAGGAATACGATAGTACTAAAGGCTTCGTAAAATACAAAATCCAGTTTGCCAAAGATTTCCATAAGAAAAAAACCAAAAGTCGCACGGCCATTATTTTTGACAAAAACGAACCCATTATCACCAATTATTCCACAACCCGATTTATGCCCGGCATTTCCATTGGCGCTAAAGTGGGCTACAATTCGTTTTCAGATTTAAGAAACTCTAAAAGTTACTTTTTCGGCGCGACCATTTCTCCGTACAAATCGTACCGCTGGTATTGGCAAGTGGAACTTATGAATAACTTTCACAAATACGATGCCGACACTCAAGCTGAAGAAGGAATTGTTCAGGATGCCTCTGGCTTTCGGTTTAGGCAGCGCACCACCACCAATACATCTTACGAAAATATAGATTGGGACGTACCCGTTTTATTGCGTTGTAACCTTAACAACTATATTGGTTTAGGCGCAGGACTGCAAAACACTATTTCGGTTAGCGAAAAACAACAGCAAGATATTTTAATTGAGCGTTATGAAGGCGTACAGCCCGATGCGCCCGTGTTCGAAACCGAAGAAGAAAGCAACGAAGTTAGCAACTCCTTCACCAATATACGAACAGGGTTACTGTTTGAGGTCACCGCAGGTTTTGCGCGCATTGGCCCGAGTTTGGGCGCCCGCTATATTATGAATTTTGAAAACGATTTTAACTATTGGCAGTTTTATGCCATTTGGAAATTTTGA